The Anabaena sp. PCC 7108 region ATAACCTCCCCCGTAAGCTCATTTATATCCTGTCCTAAATCTCTTACCTCTGTGTCCTCTGTGCCTCTGTGGTTCGTATTCATCACATAATCCTTGCTTGTTTTCAGGATATTGGTATTGTTGTAAGACTTTACATATTTTTTTACAAAAGTCAATAGTTTAATCCATAGATTTTTACTGTGAAGTCATGATTGTGGCACGATTTAATCTTATGGATTTATTTAAATCCCTTATTCATGCTTGCTTTCAGGCGTTGGTAATTTTTACATGGTTTTTGTAAAAACAACGAAATTACGTGGTTTTTTATTGGTTTCTGACACTGGCACGATTTAATTTAATATTGCCTTCAATTAATTATTTTGCTATTTTTTAGTTGTTGATATTAAAAGGAATTTAGAACGAATATTATTTGATGCTTATTTATTCATCCAAAATACCAAACTCCCGCTAACCATTTTGCAAAAATACTAATGGCGAGAAACTAATGTCTGTAAACCCAAAAAGGCTTGTAAACCCTTACGAAGAAAGAATGTTAGAATTTCTCCAAACCTGCATAGATGAGAATTATAAAATTCATACACAGGTAAGCTTATGCTCATTTCGTGAATTAGGTAGCAGCCTTGATATTAAACTCAGAAACTTCTTCTTTAGCTCCAGTGTAGATGCTCTCATTACAAACAAAGACTATAAACCTTGTTTAGTTGTAGAATTTCAATCTACATATCATGATAATGATAAAGCAAGAGAGCGTGATAATAAAAAATTAAATTTACTAACATTGGCAGGAGTTCCATTACTCTATTCACGAATTAAAGACTTTGGCTTATTACATCTTTACTCTCAGAATGAAGAAATAATCTTTAACTTATTCACAGGTGAAAAACGAGAAAATGCCAAAGCCTTAATTAGAAACT contains the following coding sequences:
- a CDS encoding DUF2726 domain-containing protein gives rise to the protein MSVNPKRLVNPYEERMLEFLQTCIDENYKIHTQVSLCSFRELGSSLDIKLRNFFFSSSVDALITNKDYKPCLVVEFQSTYHDNDKARERDNKKLNLLTLAGVPLLYSRIKDFGLLHLYSQNEEIIFNLFTGEKRENAKALIRNYCEPDNFTNVLAIA